From a single Nicotiana tabacum cultivar K326 chromosome 8, ASM71507v2, whole genome shotgun sequence genomic region:
- the LOC107789095 gene encoding myb-related protein 306 — MGRPPCCEKTGVKKGPWTPEEDIILVSYIQEHGPGNWRAVPTNTGLLRCSKSCRLRWTNYLRPGIKRGNFTEHEEKMIIHLQALLGNRWAAIASYLPQRTDNDIKNYWNTHLKKKLNKKLEGHDQEGKSSSSSSSQSKISKGQWERRLQTDIHMAKQALCEALSLDTTPSTGDSPNNNNNSSPNLPVQEPIQTSTTYASSADNIAKLLQNWMKNSPKSSSQSRSTSKMWSFNYPSIAAVSSSSPSEGTINNATTAHEGLDSLFNFNSSNNSDVSQSMSVDEGGNFTPENNNAAIFQVESKQNFKAEMNGSFHQEESKPNLETQVPLTFLEKWLLDDNANAQAQEELMGIGMGMTLGETADLF; from the exons ATGGGAAGGCCGCCTTGCTGTGAAAAAACTGGGGTAAAGAAAGGACCATGGACACCAGAAGAAGATATCATTTTGGTTTCATACATTCAAGAGCATGGTCCTGGAAACTGGAGAGCTGTTCCCACTAATActg gcTTGCTAAGATGCAGCAAAAGCTGTAGACTGCGATGGACTAATTATCTCCGTCCAGGGATTAAACGTGGAAATTTCACAGAACATGAAGAGAAGATGATTATTCACCTCCAAGCTCTTCTCGGGAATAG ATGGGCAGCCATAGCTTCATACCTTCCACAAAGAACAGACAATGATATAAAGAATTACTGGAATACTCATTTGAAAAAGAAGCTTAACAAGAAACTTGAAGGCCATGATCAAGAGGGaaaatcatcatcatcttcctcatcTCAATCAAAAATCTCAAAAGGACAATGGGAAAGAAGGCTTCAAACAGACATTCACATGGCTAAACAAGCTCTTTGTGAAGCTTTGTCACTTGACACTACTCCTTCAACTGGAGATtctccaaataataataataattccagTCCTAAtcttcctgtgcaagaaccaatCCAAACATCTACTACCTATGCATCCAGTGCTGATAATATTGCTAAGTTGCTTCAAAATTGGATGAAAAATTCACCCAAATCATCTTCTCAAAGTCGATCTACTTCAAAAATGTGGTCCTTCAACTATCCATCAATCGCTGCGGTTTCGAGTTCTAGCCCTAGCGAAGGAACCATAAATAATGCAACAACTGCACACGAAGGTTTGGACTCGCTCTTTAATTTTAATTCATCAAATAATTCGGATGTGTCACAATCCATGTCGGTCGATGAGGGTGGTAATTTTACACCTGAGAATAATAATGCTGCAATTTTCCAAGTTGAAAGCAAGCAAAATTTCAAGGCAGAAATGAATGGAAGTTTTCATCAAGAGGAAAGCAAGCCAAATTTGGAGACACAAGTGCCTTTAACTTTTCTGGAAAAGTGGCTGCTTGATGATAATGCTAATGCACAAGCACAAGAAGAGCTAATGGGAATTGGAATGGGAATGACCTTAGGTGAAACTGCTGATTTGTTTTGA